The Vibrio cyclitrophicus sequence CCAACCTCTGAGCCACTAATCTACTGTTCAAAATTCAGAGCACAACGCTCATTAAAAAACACCTCCGCACTTGAAATAAGTTCGGAGGTGTTTTCGTTTGTTCCTGACTAGGAGATTAGTTTACTCTCCGAGCGTTAAACCAACTGCGATTAATGCGCTGCCACTGAAATCTTCGGTGGGTTGATGTTGTGCTTCTTAAACTCTTTCATCACACGCAAGGTAATGTCGGTTTCAAACAGCTTTTCATACGCAGTATCGACAACATAAGCCTTACAGGTTAGCTGTATTGCTAGGTAGTTATCGGTAATCGTCTGTTTAACCAAAACCGTAACAGGCTTCGGCAAGTGGATATAACGACTTGAAGACGCCGCTTCTTGAATCAGGTCGCGGGCTAGGGTGATGTCTTCATCCATACCGACGTAAAACGGAATCACCACCTGCATGTCCAATGCGCCATAGTTACCACTGGTGGTCACTTCGTTTAAGAACTTGTTATTCGGAATGGTAATGATGTCGTCATTCAGTGTTCTCATTCGTACAGAACGTAAACCAATAGTGATAATGTCGCCGTAGTTACCTTCAAACGTGACGCGGTCACCAACTTGAAAGGGTCTATCAATCATCACTGTGATGCCTGCGATGAATGACGCCGCCAAGTCTTTAAGTGCAAAGCCTACCGACACGGCGAGAGTACCACCAATCAAGGCCAGTATTTGGTCGTTGATTCTAAAGCTCATCATGAACACGATAAGACCGGTGCTCACGTAAATGAAGAACTGAGTAAACGACTGCAGTTTTTGTAGTAGCATTCTATATTGCACGAATTGACTACCGAAACTGGTCACCATTGAGTTGATGAACTTAAGCAGCAACCACATTGCAGCGATAACGATCATGGAGAAGAATACGCCGCTCCATCGCACAAGACTCGCTATTTTAGAGATGTTTTCTACGTTAGCTAACTCTTCCGTCGCAAAGGTCGGGAAACTAACCGCACTTGCCAAGCCAACAAATAGTAGGATAAATAACTTCTTCATTTTACTTCACCAGTAGATGTTGACGGTCGAGAACGTTAGTAATGTGGCGGAACCAGTGCTCGGAAATTCGAGCCTTATCTTCATGCCAACCAATATAACCACGGCTTTCAAAGTAACGCAGAATCCCGGTGATTTCCGCAATGCTTAACTGAGTACATTCAGACAGCACCTCAGGAGACGCAATCTCCAGTTGCACGATAGAGCGCAACACAGCCAACATAGGTTTCGGCATGTTTTCTAACTCTTGTGCTTCAGGAACATGGAACAAGCGCACCACGGCTTGATCGGTATCTTTGTTTCGATTCAAAGAGAGTCGGAAGAAGCGTAGAGCAACGGTAGGGTTACCATCAGAGTAATGCCACAAGATTCGGTAGAAGCCTTGACGTGCGCGGTCTTCCTCGCTCATGTCATCTTGGTCCCACTGTTTAGGCACCACTAAACCATCAAACGATAACGGCTTCTCAAGCTCCGTATTGATACGGCTATTTAGAAGCTCACCGACTTGTTTCTCTGTCCAACGAGGTAGAAAACACACCAAATCAAACAACAGACGTTCACCACGCGCTCGATCGACGAATCGCCAGCTCGATTTAGCAATCGAAATCACGATACGGTGATTCTTTTTAGAGCGACGCAGTAGGTTGGTCAAACGGATTAAATCAGACAGGCCACCAACCATTGGCTTAACCAATCGCTGTGCATTGTCGATCGCAATCAAGTACGTTGTCTTGCTTTTACGAAGATGTGCCAAAATCTGAATCTCTGTCGCTTTTTCTTCCAAGCCTATGCTAACGGCTAGATGCGCTAACAGCTCTTGATAACCCGCGTAAGGGCAACTTACGTAAACAGGTTCAGCGTTAGAGACTTTGTGCAGCAGGGTATAAAGCAGCGTTGTTGCTCCCACACCACGTTCACCAGAAACAATACAAATAGCAGGACTGTCCGACATCAGGTAGCGAGACAGTTGCTTAACCTCATCACCGGCGTAATCAATCAGCGTGCTGTCGATATTGCCCGGCAGGATGTATTCATAGGTTTGGTCGCCTTTGATTCGAACCAAGTTTTGTTGGTTTTTATCAAGGTCAGACTGCTTAGCCACTTCAATTCTAAACAGATAGGCTAAGGCTTGGCTAAACAGCGTGTAATTAGACAGCAAGGCCATGATACGGTGCTGAAAGCTGTACACGCTCAACCATACGATGCCAATTGCCGTTGCCAATATATTAAGTAGGAAGGTTTCCTTACGGTTTACCGCCCAATTCACCCATACCGGACGATCAGAGATGTGTTGAAGCGTATCAAAGACTTTCGCTCGCCATAATCTAAGCACTGAAATGGTAACCAGTACAAACCAGAAAAACAGAGCGCTGTAGATCCAGCTATAGATAGTGCCTTTGCCTAGCGTGATGCTCGATATTTGCAAAGTTACACCCGCAACAATGAAGCTCCATACATAACGGCGAATAGTCGATAGGCGCAGCGCAATCACTTCTTGATTGGATGTACGACCCAAACGATACGCAAACTCCAAAATAAAGCTGATGGCAATCGAACCACCTAGAATCCACCAGGTGAAGATCTCAAGGAAAATCAGGTGTTGCAGGCTAGGGATGCTAGAAAGCACTCTTAGTGAAAGCGTAATCGCGATTAACCAAGCAATCGCACGATCAGCGCGGCTGATATACCAGATCACACGCACTAAGAAAGGAGGGTTAGTTTTCGCTTCAAGAAAATTAATTCTGAACAACTCAATCAAGCGAGTGCTGTTGGCAAGCCACCACGCTAAACCAAAATAGATGAACAACACTTTTAACGATGCACCAATCACAGGCACTGGCGAAATAAAGATGTCGTTAACGAGCGCTTTAAAGCTACGAATCTGGAAGTAAACAAGATACTCAATGTTGAGCTTGGTTAATTCCCACTCTTGCTTAAATTGAGTTACGCCGTAAGGGCCAAAACCTGTTAGACGCTCTTTATTAGCGGAGTTCGTCTGCTCTAACAGGTGTTGCTTGCTTACATTCAAGCTATTCAAAGTGACGTAACTGGTTTGAACGGCAAACCATTGCTCGGCGTCGTTGTTCGCTCTGTAGGCTTTTATCTGTTGCTCGAAGGTTTTGATTTCCTGCTTTTGAACTCGCAGAACTTCAGCGAGCAAGATATTGACTTGGCGTCTATCCGACGGCTCCATAAAGAGGGGGTCGGGTAAGGAGTCAATTCGATCATCGAGGTTAACAGCAGAATCGGATACCTGCGGCTGAGATTGTAAGTCATATTCCAAGTTGGCATGACTAGGCCAAGAGAGAATGGCCAAAGTGAGGATTAAGAAGCGCAATAGTGAACGCATAAAAGTCTCTTAGAATTATGAGGTTAGGATTACTATAGTTAGATAATCTGACTTTGTGAAATCCAACCCCGTGTCGGGGGCGAGTACTTTATTCCTGTTTCTAGCGATTTTGTCATGAAATTGTCAGGGATTAAGCTAATATTTGAGCATCTCTGCTATGTCTACTGTTGCGTTGTTCGGGTTGCTTTTGCTGTGACCAATCAGAATGCGATATATTCAATGGTTAGCATGATTTGGGACGTTATATACCACCCGTTACGGGGCGCTGTTCGATATTTTATTTTTCCTTAAAATCGACGGCTTTTCGGATATAAATAGAAAATCAAAAATGTGAGTCAGCTCAAACTATGATTTGGCTAGGTTATCACTCACTTAATGGGCAGTAATTGCAATCAATACTTGCAGTTAAAGCCCTGAACAAGTAACGTTGCGGCGTTTTTCACATTAATAAGGTAATGGCATTGATCTCCACAGCAAATATCACCCAACAATTCGGCGCTAAGCCACTTTTCGAAAATATTTCAGTTAAGTTCGGCGAAGGCAACCGCTACGGTTTAATCGGCGCGAATGGCTGTGGTAAATCGACGTTCATGAAGATCCTATCGGGTGAACTTGAGCCAAGTGCTGGTAACGTAAGCTACGATCCTAACGAGCGCGTTGCTAAGCTAAACCAAGACCAATTTGCTTATGAAGAATTCACGGTAATCGACACGGTTATCATGGGTCACAAAGAGCTTTGGGCTATTAAACAAGAGCGTGACCGCATTTACTCTTTGCCAGAAATGAGCGAAGAAGACGGCATGAAAGTGGCTGACCTTGAAGTTCAGTTCGCTGAAATGGACGGCTATATGGCAGAAGCTAAAGCGGGTGAGCTTCTTCTTGCGGTAGGTATTGAAGAATCAATGCACTTCGGTCTAATGAGCGAAGTAGCACCGGGTTGGAAACTTCGTGTTCTATTGTCTCAAGTATTGTTTGCAGACCCGCATATCATGCTTCTTGACGAACCAACGAACAACTTGGACATGGACACTATCAAGTGGTTGGAAGATACGCTAAACCAACGTAACTGCACAATGATCATCATTTCGCACGACCGTCACTTCCTAAACTCTGTTTGTACACACATGGCTGACCTTGATTACGGCGAACTTCGTCTATTCCCAGGTAACTACGATGAGTACATGACGGCTGCGACTCAAGCTCGTGAGCGTCTACTGTCTGACAATGCTAAGAAGAAAGCGCAAATTGCTGAACTTCAAACGTTCGTATCTCGTTTCTCTGCTAACGCATCTAAAGCGAAGCAAGCAACGTCTCGTGCTAAACAGATCGATAAGATCCAACTAGACGAAGTTAAAGCGTCGAGTCGTCAAAACCCATTCATCCGTTTCGAACAGTCTAAAGAGCTATTCCGTAACGCACTTGTGGTTGAAAACCTATCTCAAGGTTTTGAAGAAGACCTATACAACAAGTTCGACGGTATTTTCGAAGTCGGTGAGCGTGTTGCTATCATCGGTGAAAACGGTGTAGGCAAAACAACACTACTTAACACACTAGCTGGCGCTCTTGAGCCACGCACTGGTCAGTACAAGTGGTCTGAAAACTCAAACATCGGTTACTACGCTCAAGATCACGCACACGATTTCGAAACAGACATGAACCTGTTTGATTGGATGAGCCAATGGCGCCAAGAAGGTGAAGACGAGCAAGTTGTTCGTGGCTTCCTAGGTCGTATGTTGTTTGGTCAAGACGACATTAAGAAATCTGTAAAGGTTATCTCTGGTGGTGAACAAGGTCGTATGCTTCTTGGTAAGATCATGATGCATAAACCAAACATCCTTCTAATGGATGAGCCAACAAACCACATGGATATGGAATCTATCGAAGCGCTTAACTTAGCTCTTGAGAACTACAAAGGCACATTGTTCTTCGTATCTCACGACCGTGTATTCGTAGACTCGCTTGCAACTCGTATCCTTGAAATCAAAGATGGCAAAATCAACGATTTCCGCGGTACTTACGCAGAATTATTGAAAGCACGCGGCTAAGCTTTAAGTTAGCCTTAGTTTTCAACTCAATACGTTGGAAATTAAGGCTATAAGCTAATAAGTCATAAGCTATAAATTAAAAACGCCGTCATACTGAAAAGCATGACGGTGTTTTTGTATCTAGCTGAGTTTCTATGTCTCTATCTTTGATGGGTCACTAACTCTTTACATCAGAGTTTTTAAATTAGAAGCGGTTAGTGAATCATCAAATCGAACTTACGCTTTTTTTCCGACTGCTGATTGTTCACCTTTCACATCAAAATCGATCTTGTCTGCACCCGTGAACACTTGGAAACGTAAACCTTTAGCACGAGCAATGGTTGTGATACCGAACTTCTGAGCCAAGTCTAAGCCCATTTGCGTGACGCCAGAACGTGATAACAGAACAGGGATGCCCATCTGCGCTACTTTGATGACCATTTCAGAGGTTAAACGACCTGTGGTATAGAAGATCTTGTCTTCACCTGACTCTTTGTTAAGCCACATCTCACCAGCTAAGGTATCAACGGCATTGTGTCGGCCAACATCTTCAACAAACGATAGAACCTTGTCATCTTTGCAAACCGCACAACCGTGCACCGCACCGGCTTTCTTGTAGGTATCGTTGTAATGAGTCAATGCTTCAAGCGCTGTATAGATTTCAGATTGCTTAATCTTGTTTTGAGGCACTTGGTAATCTTCCAACTGCTTCATTACGTTGCCATACATGGTGCCTTGACCACAGCCAGAGGTCACTGTCTTCTTCTTAAGCGCTTGCTCAAGTTGGCTTGTATCTTCTTTGGTGATAACCGCAGCAGAGCTGGTTTCCCAATCGATGATAATAGATTCAACCGCTTCAGGATCGGAAAGGAAGCTTTGGTTTTTCAAATAACCTAATACTAATGACTCGGGACGAGAGCCCAATGTCATTAACGTTACGATCTCTTTCCAGTTCAACATCACGGTAAGAGGGCGCTCACACGCGATCTGTTTTGTTAGCTTTTCGCCATATTCATCAAACACTTCAACTTCGATTGTCTGAAGTGGGTTCTCACTGGTTTTTATTATGTTTGGTTTTACCACAGTCACGTCCTACTTAATGAGATAGCGATTTTAAGAGATAAGAAGTTAGGCAAGAGTCATCATACGACTCTTTAGAATACATGCGTTCTCTGTCACTTAGTCAGTCTTAGCTTTAACTCAAGCATTTAGCAATTCTCATTCCAAAATAGCGGCTATTCGAGAAAACATGAAGCATTCGATTAAAATAGAGCAAAATATGAGAGTTCACGGGTAGAGCTGTCTGAATTTACGCGTATCGACTAACGTTATAAGGGTGACTGACTAAAAAAAGCAGCGATGTTTGTTGATGTAGGTTAGCGGTTATTGGCGTGTTTATTGCTTTATAGGGCTTATATGATTGCGCTCAGTACAAAATGTCCTAAGTGCGTTCAGACCAAAGGAAATCAATTGGGTGAAGTATGTCTGAGATAAAAGAATTCAAAGAACAATATGAGAAAACAGAAGCAGCTTGGCCTATCGGCGTCCAAAGAATAGAGAAAGAGATCAAAACGGGTATCTGGGTAACCACTCAATGGGAATTGACCGGATTTGAACTGTCACCAGAAGACGACACGCAAGACATGTGTTTGCTTCAGTTACACAAAGACGAACGTACTGACTACCGATTCAATTTAAGCTCTCAACAACCGAAGCTTTTCTTAGTGATGGATAATGTCGATTCAGGTGTTAAGCCAATCATTCAATTGCTGACAGCCTCACAAACCGTTGCAGGGCAATACATGGACGGAGACAACCAAGTACTGTCTTACGACATGCCTTTGCCTGTACAAGCTTGGATGGAAGCCTTTATCGGCCGTCATGGCGAGTTGTTAGAAGCAAGACGTAAGAAGCGCAAAGGGGCGGGCAGATCAAATGGCAACTAATTTCTTTAGCCGTTGGTCTCAACGAAAACTCGACGACTCTGCTGATCAAGCATCACAAGCAGAACAAACATTAGAATCCGAGCAAACGCTTGAAGAAGTTCAAGTGGCGTTCTCAGAGGCCCCAACTTCTGAAACTTCGACTGATGATCCCGACGTAGAAACATCTGAGTCATTAGAAAACGCTCCAGATACTGAGATTGAAGCCACACAAGATGGAGTAACAGAAGCCAGTGAAGATTTGTCTGTTGCTCAACTATTGGTATCAGAAGCCTCAGAAAGCGTAAAAAAAGCCGCATTGCGTAAATTATTCCTCTCAGAAGAGTTCAACGTTCGTGATGGTTTAGATGATTACGACGACGATTACAGTAATTTGAAGTCTCTTTCTGAAGGGGTAGCGGAAACCTTGCGTGATTGGGTTAAAGACAAAACGGAAGAAGAAACCACACCAGAGGAAGAGCAAGTCATTGATAATAAAGACGAAGATGAAGTTTTAGAAAATTCTGAAAGCGATCTTGAAGTATCTGACAATGAACTTGAAACGTCAAAAAGTGTCGAAATAGCCGCAGAAGAAAAAGAACTGTATAAAAACACAGCGCAAGATATTGGCGCTACAATGTCAGACGAAGCTGACCTGAAAGAGATGGGACAAAATATACCACACAAAGAATAGGTACATTTTGACTAAACACTCAATGAACCGCTTGCGACAAAATGTCCCAAGCGGTTTTTTTATACGCACAATAAACGTTATAAAGGATTAAATTACTGAAATATAAGACATATTAAATTGGCATGGCATTTGCTAAATAACGTTCATTATCAACTTTTTTGTAGATAGACGAGTTCATGGTCTGACGAACGGCACACTGGCTAAAGGGTTAGTTGTTAACTGATTACTCAGCAAGTTCTCTATCGCTTACTACAATGAAGGTTGAACAGATTATCCATGTCCAAAGATGGAACTGAGCAATGCTTAAACAATTATTAGAACAAGCAACTTCAAATAACGCTAAAGCAAGACTGTATGCATTTGAAAATACAGTTGAGTTAACAAATCTGATTCCACCTACTGTTAGCTACGAAAGCGGCGGTAATACTCTTGTTATTGGTCCAACTGCGATCATTGAAAGTGCTGCGGCTCAATTACCTCAATTAACGAGCCTAACCTTATTGTCAACAGACGGCGAAAAGGGCACAAACCCTGAACTGTACTTCGCGAATTCGGTTCAAGTTTCTGGTTTCCTTGGCACGTTTGAAGTTGTGATCGAAAGTAAAGGCACATCGAGCAACCTAGCGAAAGTGGCCATTAATCACGATTGTTTCGATGTGGTTTTAGACCTTTGCCTAAATAGTTGCATGACAGAAGAAGTACCTGTACCGGGTTATTACCCAGTAGGGCGCGGCTATCCTAAATTGGCTGAAGCGTTGGAAGAGATTCCTACGTTAATGGGCACATTTGATAAGCCTAAGTTCTTCCGTTTAGACACAGACCTTTGTGCGCACAGTTCTCGTGGCGTGAAAGGTTGTGAGCGTTGTGTTGATGCTTGTCCTGCCGGCGCGCTTTCAAGTGAAGGCTCAGATAAGACGGGTCACAAGATCGAGATTAACCCTTACCTATGTCAAGGCGTGGGTACTTGTGCAACGAGCTGTCCGACAGAAGCTATCTCTTACGCATTGCCTAATCCTGACGATACTCAAAAATTCATTGAACGTACGCTAGCTAACTACGAGCAAGCGGGCGGTTTGGATCCTATCGTACTTATCTGTAGCTCACGTCATGAAACTTACAACGTGATGGCTCTTAAAGCGCTACCAGATAACGTGATTCCAATTGTTGTCGAAGAACTGCCTTCTATTGGTATCGATACTTGGTTTGCAGCTCTCGTCAATGGCGCGACTCAGGTTCTATTTGCAGCATCTAGATTTATGCCAGAAACGATCATTCGAGTTCTGAATAACGAAGTAGGGATTGCACAAGAACTGCTAGACCAAATCGGTATTCCAAAAGAAACCATCGATATCCTGTATCTAGAATCGCTACGTGAAGGTCCTCCAACATTGTGTGTTGATTCGTTCGACCTAGCACTTGGCGATCTTCACGGTAATAAACGCCAACGTCTATTCACAGCACTTGATGCTATGTCTTCGGCTCGTATTCCAGTTGAGAACATTGTTGAGCTTCCATCGAATGCGCCATATGGCACGGTTTCGTGTGAAAGCAAAGATTGTACTTTGTGTATGAGTTGTGTGGCTGTGTGTCCGACACGCGCACTTCATACCGACGGCGCATCTCCATCACTTAAATTTGTCGAACAAGACTGTATTCAATGTGGTCTGTGTGAAAAAGCATGTCCTGAGAATGTTCTGACTCTAACGCCTCGTATGAACTGGGTGAAAGAGGAGCGTCAGAAAGCGGTTGTGATTCATGAAGAGAAAGCAGCGGAATGTGTACGTTGCCATAAACCATTCGCACCTCAATCTATGATTGACATGTTACAGAACAAGTTACGCGGTCACTCTCACTTTTCAGATGAAGCAGCGATTAATCGTATTGCGATGTGTGAAGACTGTCGTGTGGTGGATATGTTCGATTCAATGGCTCAAGACCCATTGAAACAATTGAAATACTAGGAGTTAGCCTTGGAAACGAATTTGGATCAAGAACAGACACTAAGAACAGAGATCTATTTGGTTCTCTCTGCACTGTTTCGTAGCGCACCTTCTGAAGAGGTAATTGATTTTCTAAAAACGCTAGATATTGAAGCGTCTGAAAGCGCTATGCAAAAGGCTTGGATTGCCATTCAACAAGCGGCAACAGAATCAAACCGTGAAGCACTAGAAGACGAATATCAAGATTTGTTCATTGGTATTGGTCGTGGAGAGGTCGTTCCATTTGGTTCTTGGCATCGCACTGGCGCCATGATGGAAAAACCATTGGCAGAGATTCGTCATGATTTAGAGCTTTTAGGCATTGAGCGTGATGATCAAGTTAAAGAGCCAGAAGATCATATCGCAGCATTGTGTGAAGTGATGACCATGCTAACGGCTGAAGAAGAAGCATTGCAACAAGCGGTATTCAATAAGCACCTTGGCCCTTGGTTTAACTCTTTCACGCGTCAGCTTGAAGGGGCAGAAAGCGCGAACTTCTATAAGTCGGCAGCTCAACTGTGTGAAGCATTCCTAACGTTAGAACAAGTACGTTTTAGCGTGAATACAAAAAGCAGTAAGCACAAATTAAAGATTGATGTGAAAAACGTCACTGATTACGAGTAATCGAGCAGTACGCGATTATATCGATAGAGGGGCATTAAGCCTCCAAAAAAAGATCTACCGTAAGGTAAGGAAGCAATGATGAAAGATAATAAAGATATAAATACAAGCCGTAGGGACTTACTCAAAGGCTTGACGACTGCAGCCGTAGCTGGTGCCGTTGTCGCTGGTACAACTAAAGTGGCAACCGCTTCAGAAACTGTTGAAATTTCGAAAGAAGACGTGAAGAAGACTGGGTATCGTGAAACGCAACATATTCGCGATTACTACGACACACTTTAGGAGATAACGGATGAAACTTGTCAAACGCTCCGATAGTGTGAGCAAAGAAACTAATCAGTTAGGCGTGTCTCGACGTGCCTTCATGAAAAACACTTCATTAGCCGCTGGTGGCGCGGTAGTAGGCGCAAGTCTATTCGCTCCAGGCATGATGAAAAAGGCGCAAGCTAAATCAGTCGATCCAGAAGCGAAAACAGAAGTGAAACGTACTATCTGTTCTCACTGTTCTGTGGGTTGTGGTATCTACGCTGAAGTTCAAAACGGTGTTTGGACAGGTCAAGAACCTGCATTCGACCACCCATTTAACGCTGGTGGACACTGTGCGAAAGGTGCAGCACTTCGTGAGCACGGCCACGGTGAACGTCGTCTTAAGTACCCAATGAAATTGGAAGGCGGTAAGTGGAAGAAGCTTTCTTGGGAACAAGCGATTGAAGAGATCGGTAACAAAGCGCTAGAACTTCGTAAAGAGTCTGGCCCTGATTCGGTTTACTTCCTAGGTAGTGCGAAACACAGCAACGAGCAAGCTTACGCATTCCGTAAGATGGCGTCGCTTTGGGGCACCAACAATGTTGACCACCAAGCGCGTATTTGTCACTCAACCACAGTAGCCGGTGTTGCAAACACTTGGGGTTACGGTGCAATGACAAACTCGTTCAATGACATGCACAACTGTAAGTCGATGCTGTTCATTGGTTCAAACCCTGCAGAAGCTCACCCAGTAGCGATGCAACACATCTTGATCGCGAAAGAGAAGAACAACTGTAAGATCGTTGTTGCGGATCCTCGTCGTACACGTACTGCTGCGAAATCTGATCACTATGTATCACTTCGCCCAGGCTCTGACGTTGCGTTTATCTGGGGTGTGCTATGGCATGTCTTTGCTAACAAATGGGAAGATCAAGAATTCATACGCCAACGTGTATTCGGCATGGACGAGATCCGTGAAGAAGTCGCGAAGTGGAGCCCAGCTGAAGTTGAGCGTGTAACAGGCGTAAGCGAAGAAGACGTTTACCACACAGCGAAACTACTTTCTGAAAACCGTCCGGGTTGTATCGTTTGGTGTA is a genomic window containing:
- a CDS encoding molecular chaperone TorD family protein, producing METNLDQEQTLRTEIYLVLSALFRSAPSEEVIDFLKTLDIEASESAMQKAWIAIQQAATESNREALEDEYQDLFIGIGRGEVVPFGSWHRTGAMMEKPLAEIRHDLELLGIERDDQVKEPEDHIAALCEVMTMLTAEEEALQQAVFNKHLGPWFNSFTRQLEGAESANFYKSAAQLCEAFLTLEQVRFSVNTKSSKHKLKIDVKNVTDYE
- a CDS encoding mechanosensitive ion channel, which encodes MKKLFILLFVGLASAVSFPTFATEELANVENISKIASLVRWSGVFFSMIVIAAMWLLLKFINSMVTSFGSQFVQYRMLLQKLQSFTQFFIYVSTGLIVFMMSFRINDQILALIGGTLAVSVGFALKDLAASFIAGITVMIDRPFQVGDRVTFEGNYGDIITIGLRSVRMRTLNDDIITIPNNKFLNEVTTSGNYGALDMQVVIPFYVGMDEDITLARDLIQEAASSSRYIHLPKPVTVLVKQTITDNYLAIQLTCKAYVVDTAYEKLFETDITLRVMKEFKKHNINPPKISVAAH
- a CDS encoding ATP-binding protein, giving the protein MRSLLRFLILTLAILSWPSHANLEYDLQSQPQVSDSAVNLDDRIDSLPDPLFMEPSDRRQVNILLAEVLRVQKQEIKTFEQQIKAYRANNDAEQWFAVQTSYVTLNSLNVSKQHLLEQTNSANKERLTGFGPYGVTQFKQEWELTKLNIEYLVYFQIRSFKALVNDIFISPVPVIGASLKVLFIYFGLAWWLANSTRLIELFRINFLEAKTNPPFLVRVIWYISRADRAIAWLIAITLSLRVLSSIPSLQHLIFLEIFTWWILGGSIAISFILEFAYRLGRTSNQEVIALRLSTIRRYVWSFIVAGVTLQISSITLGKGTIYSWIYSALFFWFVLVTISVLRLWRAKVFDTLQHISDRPVWVNWAVNRKETFLLNILATAIGIVWLSVYSFQHRIMALLSNYTLFSQALAYLFRIEVAKQSDLDKNQQNLVRIKGDQTYEYILPGNIDSTLIDYAGDEVKQLSRYLMSDSPAICIVSGERGVGATTLLYTLLHKVSNAEPVYVSCPYAGYQELLAHLAVSIGLEEKATEIQILAHLRKSKTTYLIAIDNAQRLVKPMVGGLSDLIRLTNLLRRSKKNHRIVISIAKSSWRFVDRARGERLLFDLVCFLPRWTEKQVGELLNSRINTELEKPLSFDGLVVPKQWDQDDMSEEDRARQGFYRILWHYSDGNPTVALRFFRLSLNRNKDTDQAVVRLFHVPEAQELENMPKPMLAVLRSIVQLEIASPEVLSECTQLSIAEITGILRYFESRGYIGWHEDKARISEHWFRHITNVLDRQHLLVK
- a CDS encoding ABC-F family ATPase is translated as MISTANITQQFGAKPLFENISVKFGEGNRYGLIGANGCGKSTFMKILSGELEPSAGNVSYDPNERVAKLNQDQFAYEEFTVIDTVIMGHKELWAIKQERDRIYSLPEMSEEDGMKVADLEVQFAEMDGYMAEAKAGELLLAVGIEESMHFGLMSEVAPGWKLRVLLSQVLFADPHIMLLDEPTNNLDMDTIKWLEDTLNQRNCTMIIISHDRHFLNSVCTHMADLDYGELRLFPGNYDEYMTAATQARERLLSDNAKKKAQIAELQTFVSRFSANASKAKQATSRAKQIDKIQLDEVKASSRQNPFIRFEQSKELFRNALVVENLSQGFEEDLYNKFDGIFEVGERVAIIGENGVGKTTLLNTLAGALEPRTGQYKWSENSNIGYYAQDHAHDFETDMNLFDWMSQWRQEGEDEQVVRGFLGRMLFGQDDIKKSVKVISGGEQGRMLLGKIMMHKPNILLMDEPTNHMDMESIEALNLALENYKGTLFFVSHDRVFVDSLATRILEIKDGKINDFRGTYAELLKARG
- a CDS encoding DUF3305 domain-containing protein, which codes for MSEIKEFKEQYEKTEAAWPIGVQRIEKEIKTGIWVTTQWELTGFELSPEDDTQDMCLLQLHKDERTDYRFNLSSQQPKLFLVMDNVDSGVKPIIQLLTASQTVAGQYMDGDNQVLSYDMPLPVQAWMEAFIGRHGELLEARRKKRKGAGRSNGN
- the fdhD gene encoding formate dehydrogenase accessory sulfurtransferase FdhD, which codes for MVKPNIIKTSENPLQTIEVEVFDEYGEKLTKQIACERPLTVMLNWKEIVTLMTLGSRPESLVLGYLKNQSFLSDPEAVESIIIDWETSSAAVITKEDTSQLEQALKKKTVTSGCGQGTMYGNVMKQLEDYQVPQNKIKQSEIYTALEALTHYNDTYKKAGAVHGCAVCKDDKVLSFVEDVGRHNAVDTLAGEMWLNKESGEDKIFYTTGRLTSEMVIKVAQMGIPVLLSRSGVTQMGLDLAQKFGITTIARAKGLRFQVFTGADKIDFDVKGEQSAVGKKA
- a CDS encoding twin-arginine translocation signal domain-containing protein, with the translated sequence MKDNKDINTSRRDLLKGLTTAAVAGAVVAGTTKVATASETVEISKEDVKKTGYRETQHIRDYYDTL
- a CDS encoding 4Fe-4S binding protein, producing MLKQLLEQATSNNAKARLYAFENTVELTNLIPPTVSYESGGNTLVIGPTAIIESAAAQLPQLTSLTLLSTDGEKGTNPELYFANSVQVSGFLGTFEVVIESKGTSSNLAKVAINHDCFDVVLDLCLNSCMTEEVPVPGYYPVGRGYPKLAEALEEIPTLMGTFDKPKFFRLDTDLCAHSSRGVKGCERCVDACPAGALSSEGSDKTGHKIEINPYLCQGVGTCATSCPTEAISYALPNPDDTQKFIERTLANYEQAGGLDPIVLICSSRHETYNVMALKALPDNVIPIVVEELPSIGIDTWFAALVNGATQVLFAASRFMPETIIRVLNNEVGIAQELLDQIGIPKETIDILYLESLREGPPTLCVDSFDLALGDLHGNKRQRLFTALDAMSSARIPVENIVELPSNAPYGTVSCESKDCTLCMSCVAVCPTRALHTDGASPSLKFVEQDCIQCGLCEKACPENVLTLTPRMNWVKEERQKAVVIHEEKAAECVRCHKPFAPQSMIDMLQNKLRGHSHFSDEAAINRIAMCEDCRVVDMFDSMAQDPLKQLKY
- a CDS encoding DUF3306 domain-containing protein gives rise to the protein MATNFFSRWSQRKLDDSADQASQAEQTLESEQTLEEVQVAFSEAPTSETSTDDPDVETSESLENAPDTEIEATQDGVTEASEDLSVAQLLVSEASESVKKAALRKLFLSEEFNVRDGLDDYDDDYSNLKSLSEGVAETLRDWVKDKTEEETTPEEEQVIDNKDEDEVLENSESDLEVSDNELETSKSVEIAAEEKELYKNTAQDIGATMSDEADLKEMGQNIPHKE